In bacterium, the following are encoded in one genomic region:
- a CDS encoding flippase, whose translation MLKKITSFLFHNTGTTQTVAKNTFWLFFGQFVSRALRAAIVIYAARVLGAEHWGAFSYALGVAAFLTIFSDIGINALITKEASRNPELKNQYLATAFWVKLALLVACIAVVITAFPYLTNIPEAAVLMPILLLVFAFDTLRDLGSALCRALEKMEVEAGLVIFTNAMIVGLGFVFLITYQTTTALAWAYAIGSGVGFVATGVALRGHYSNILKNFSLHLIIPILTTAWPFGLMGLMGAIMLNTDIIMLGWLRPASEVGYYSVAQKLILLSYVFPQLIATSIFPPLSRAVIADGALAKNLLEKSVAFVVLIAAPITIIGFLLATPIITIVFGAAYGPAIPAFRLLMLTVLIVYPSTLLGNAIFAYDKQRSFLTFVLVAIFGNAIFNLLLIPSYGILGAAAATVATQLITNALIWRKMKRVNGLRIMPSIRFYLRQLTLHHKDI comes from the coding sequence ATGCTAAAAAAAATAACATCCTTTCTTTTTCATAACACCGGCACCACCCAGACCGTCGCCAAAAATACGTTCTGGCTTTTTTTCGGGCAATTCGTCAGCCGCGCGCTCCGCGCCGCAATCGTTATTTATGCCGCGAGAGTACTCGGCGCCGAACACTGGGGCGCGTTTTCGTATGCCTTGGGCGTCGCGGCATTCCTCACTATTTTCTCGGATATCGGCATTAACGCGCTTATCACAAAGGAAGCAAGCCGCAACCCGGAGCTCAAAAATCAATATCTCGCAACCGCGTTCTGGGTAAAACTCGCACTTCTTGTCGCGTGCATCGCCGTCGTCATCACCGCGTTCCCCTATTTGACCAACATCCCCGAAGCGGCGGTGCTCATGCCAATCTTGCTTTTAGTTTTCGCGTTTGACACGCTCCGCGACCTCGGTTCGGCGCTCTGCCGCGCCCTGGAAAAAATGGAGGTGGAGGCGGGACTCGTTATTTTCACCAACGCCATGATTGTCGGGTTAGGGTTCGTATTTCTCATCACCTATCAGACAACGACCGCGCTTGCGTGGGCCTACGCCATCGGAAGCGGCGTCGGCTTTGTCGCAACCGGCGTTGCGCTCCGCGGTCATTACAGCAACATCCTCAAAAACTTTTCTCTTCATTTAATTATCCCAATTTTAACCACTGCGTGGCCGTTTGGCCTTATGGGGCTTATGGGCGCCATCATGCTCAACACCGACATCATTATGCTGGGGTGGCTGCGTCCTGCCTCCGAAGTGGGATATTATTCCGTCGCGCAAAAACTCATTCTCCTTTCCTACGTGTTTCCCCAGCTCATCGCGACAAGCATCTTCCCGCCGCTCTCCCGCGCGGTTATCGCTGACGGCGCTCTGGCAAAAAACTTGCTTGAAAAATCCGTCGCATTTGTCGTGCTAATCGCCGCTCCCATCACCATCATCGGATTCTTGCTCGCAACCCCAATCATCACGATCGTGTTCGGCGCCGCATACGGCCCGGCGATCCCCGCCTTCCGACTGCTTATGCTCACCGTTCTCATTGTCTATCCCTCAACACTCCTCGGCAACGCAATTTTTGCCTACGACAAACAGCGGAGTTTTTTAACCTTTGTGCTTGTCGCAATTTTTGGAAACGCCATATTTAATCTGCTACTTATCCCCTCCTACGGAATCCTTGGCGCCGCAGCCGCAACCGTCGCGACGCAACTCATCACCAATGCGCTCATCTGGAGAAAAATGAAGCGCGTGAACGGGCTACGCATTATGCCCTCAATTCGCTTTTACTTACGGCAGTTGACGCTTCATCATAAAGACATATAA
- a CDS encoding nucleotidyltransferase family protein, with translation MKAIILAGGSGTRLLPVTLEIPKPLLTVRRKPILNYLIEFFAKHGVTDTTVVIHKDHAEDYEWWKKRYRKELPKRLNIFAEPKPLGTFGGMKYLKPKLNAPFILSNGDELKDFDLTDFIRAHRENPAHPVATIALVKVPNPSQYGVPVMSDTRITEFLEKPANPPSSYVSSGIYILDPEVFQYADFKKGFLMIEKDVFPRLAAAGKLAGYKIKNGRWFDCGTLPRWEKAIREW, from the coding sequence ATGAAAGCCATCATTCTTGCCGGAGGGTCGGGGACGCGGTTGCTTCCGGTCACGCTGGAAATCCCGAAGCCGCTTTTGACGGTGCGCCGGAAGCCGATTTTGAATTATTTGATTGAGTTTTTTGCGAAACACGGCGTAACGGACACGACCGTTGTTATTCATAAAGACCACGCGGAGGATTACGAGTGGTGGAAAAAGCGTTACCGGAAAGAGTTGCCGAAGCGGCTGAATATTTTTGCCGAACCGAAACCGCTCGGCACCTTTGGCGGAATGAAATATTTGAAACCCAAGCTGAATGCCCCGTTTATCCTTTCAAACGGCGACGAGCTCAAAGATTTTGATCTCACGGATTTTATCCGTGCGCACCGTGAAAACCCCGCGCATCCGGTTGCGACTATCGCGCTTGTTAAGGTCCCGAATCCGTCACAATACGGCGTTCCGGTGATGAGCGACACGCGCATTACGGAGTTTTTAGAAAAGCCGGCGAACCCCCCGTCGTCTTATGTTTCATCAGGCATTTATATTCTTGATCCGGAAGTGTTTCAATACGCTGATTTTAAGAAAGGATTCTTGATGATTGAGAAAGATGTGTTTCCGCGGCTTGCGGCTGCGGGGAAATTGGCGGGGTATAAAATCAAGAATGGGCGTTGGTTTGATTGTGGGACGCTTCCGCGATGGGAGAAAGCGATTAGGGAATGGTAG